One window of Microcoleus sp. FACHB-672 genomic DNA carries:
- a CDS encoding PAS domain-containing protein produces the protein MQEVLQRFFSSSPFIPHGHCYLWKPDLVSLHLVSDLLTALAYFFVAGAIVYFTRNRQDLPTKTIALLTGTFFVFSGCGTTHLMDVFTLWHPVYWVSGTIKFLNATWSSYAFAFLLVPLIPLALDAPSPAQLEAANRQLQAEMTERRRIDEQLQKSQEVLQLVMDTIPQSIFWKDKNSVYLGCNRNFAQAAGFNTPEDIIGKTDYNLPWKQEETEFYRESDRRVMETDTSDYHRIESFRQADGKEIWLDTNKIPLHDSEGNVVGILGTFEDITERKQAESALLQSESKNRVLLNAIPDLMFSINKEGIFLDYKPAKDIKLLVSAQEFIGKSAWEVLPAEMAEQTMHYIQQTLRTGDPQVFEYRMTLDGELHNYEVRMVVSKESEVISIIRDITAAKQAEAGLKQAKEELEKSYSLLYAVMDGTSDPIFVKDIQGRYLMLNRAFMQLFGKDSVEEVIGKDDTEILPAEIARQIRETDRRIMRAGQTQTLEEVVIGSDNIARTYLSTKTAYRDPQGNIIGLIGISRDISERKQVEEALTKEREFLNALLDNLADGIVACDANGILTLFNRATKEFHGLPQQPIPSEQWAQHFDLYRSDGKTPMQKEEIPLFRALQGEVVRNTEMVISPKKGKARTLLANGQAIFDGNGKKLGAVLAMQDVTERQQAEDALKRANEELEIRVEERTAALKKAVERLQNEMIERQQIEAALRQSEARFRVAAEGSFDAFYVFKSVRDEAGNIIDFKFVDLNSQGAKLISRSKEEVIGAQLCELFPFNRTEGFFDKYKRVVETGIALEEEFAISAPGVAASWLRHQVIPLGDGIAITSSDISDRKQAEEALKESEARLQAILDNSPLCMYVKDLEGRYLLVNRQHETLFHFDREQIKGKNDYEIFPAELAEAFRANDRQVLAAGAALQSEEEALHDDGLHTYISIKFPLCDTAGVLYAICGISADITDRKQAEAAIRQSEERYRSLILATSQIVWTTDAEGQVIDIPNWRAYTGQTVEEVKGFGWVDALHPEDRERSALVWQNAVRNNSLYEVEYRIRAMDGSYRYFCARGVPVLAEDGSIREWVGTCSDIHEGKQAEAALRETAAELARSETELRQKTGILQLVLDSMGEGVIVADNTGQLLLINPAAEEIFGLGDKNAAPDQWSDQHGLFLPDMRTPYPPADLPLVRASQGVAVDDAEMFVRHSSQPQGVWVKINGRALKDETGSLMGGVIVCRNVTADKQVQERLLEQAQRQNLLNRLANQIRNSLDLDTILETAVQEIRNLLQLDRCSFTWCRLAAGDAGVAEKMWEIAKEANLPHLPSFLGTYPINPGDPIIERVMNLQAIRIDDTLNSLDPLERDYYQGWGARSLIILPIQTLSGDIGVFSCVQESEVRSWREWEVELLQAVTAQLEIAIDQAELYAQSCARAEQLEQAFKELKSTQTQLIQSEKMSSLGQMVAGVAHEINNPVNFIHGNITHANQYAEELLHLIELYQQYYPEPVPAIQAEIEAVELDFLIEDFPKLLSSMKVGTERIRNIVLSLRNFSRLDEADMKKVDIHEGVDNTLMILQNRLKAKPDRPGIKVIKEYANLPLVECYAGQLNQVFMNILTNAIDAIDELNKQRSIEEIENNPSTIRICTEVVKNLSLNADSENLAVKDKQFVAIRIADSGIGLTQEVQARLFDPFFTTKPVGSGTGLGMSISYQIIEKHGGQLKCVSQVGQGAEFLIEIPIKPENK, from the coding sequence TATGGACACTATCCCCCAATCTATATTTTGGAAAGATAAAAATTCAGTTTATTTGGGTTGTAATCGTAACTTTGCCCAAGCTGCCGGTTTCAACACACCAGAGGACATTATTGGTAAGACAGATTACAACTTACCCTGGAAACAAGAAGAGACAGAATTTTACCGCGAGTCTGATCGCCGAGTCATGGAGACAGATACCTCTGACTATCATAGGATTGAAAGCTTCCGACAAGCGGATGGCAAAGAAATATGGCTCGACACAAATAAAATTCCCCTCCATGATTCTGAAGGCAATGTCGTCGGCATCCTGGGCACATTTGAAGATATCACAGAGCGCAAACAAGCTGAGTCAGCGCTTTTGCAAAGCGAAAGTAAAAATCGCGTGCTGCTTAATGCTATTCCCGATTTAATGTTTTCCATTAATAAAGAAGGTATTTTTCTAGACTACAAGCCGGCGAAAGACATTAAACTTTTAGTATCGGCTCAAGAATTTATCGGCAAAAGTGCGTGGGAAGTGCTGCCGGCAGAGATGGCTGAGCAAACGATGCACTATATTCAGCAAACCCTGCGTACCGGCGATCCTCAAGTTTTTGAGTATCGAATGACACTGGATGGCGAATTGCACAATTACGAAGTGCGAATGGTTGTTAGTAAAGAATCAGAAGTTATTAGCATTATCCGCGACATTACCGCCGCCAAACAGGCAGAAGCCGGTTTAAAACAAGCAAAAGAAGAGTTAGAAAAAAGTTACAGCCTTTTATATGCCGTAATGGATGGAACATCAGACCCTATCTTTGTCAAGGATATTCAGGGCCGATATCTGATGCTAAACCGCGCTTTTATGCAGCTTTTTGGCAAAGATTCTGTGGAAGAGGTTATCGGTAAAGATGACACAGAGATATTGCCGGCAGAAATAGCGCGTCAAATCAGGGAAACAGATCGGCGCATCATGAGAGCCGGTCAAACTCAAACCCTTGAAGAAGTTGTTATCGGAAGTGATAATATCGCCAGAACTTATTTATCAACAAAAACCGCATACCGCGATCCTCAAGGAAACATCATCGGTCTCATAGGAATCTCGCGAGACATTAGCGAACGCAAACAGGTAGAAGAAGCTTTAACTAAAGAACGAGAGTTTTTAAACGCATTGCTAGATAACCTGGCAGACGGTATTGTTGCTTGTGATGCCAATGGAATTTTGACCCTGTTTAATCGAGCCACAAAAGAGTTTCACGGGTTGCCCCAACAACCCATTCCTTCAGAACAATGGGCGCAACACTTTGATTTGTATCGCTCTGATGGGAAGACACCGATGCAAAAAGAAGAGATCCCCCTATTTCGAGCGTTGCAAGGAGAGGTGGTTCGGAATACAGAAATGGTAATTTCCCCAAAAAAAGGAAAAGCCCGCACCCTACTTGCGAACGGACAAGCAATCTTTGATGGCAATGGCAAAAAATTGGGTGCCGTTTTGGCAATGCAAGATGTCACCGAACGCCAACAAGCAGAGGACGCTCTCAAAAGAGCCAATGAAGAGTTAGAAATCCGCGTCGAAGAGCGTACCGCAGCTTTAAAAAAGGCGGTTGAACGATTGCAAAATGAAATGATTGAGCGTCAGCAAATTGAAGCAGCTCTACGGCAGAGTGAAGCACGGTTTCGGGTTGCTGCTGAGGGAAGTTTTGACGCTTTCTACGTCTTTAAGAGTGTACGCGACGAGGCGGGAAATATTATTGATTTTAAATTCGTCGATCTCAACTCCCAAGGTGCGAAGTTAATTTCGCGATCTAAGGAAGAAGTGATTGGCGCTCAGCTATGTGAGTTGTTTCCCTTCAATCGCACTGAAGGTTTTTTTGATAAGTATAAGCGTGTAGTGGAAACCGGCATTGCTTTAGAAGAAGAGTTTGCCATCTCAGCGCCAGGAGTCGCTGCCTCATGGCTTCGCCATCAAGTTATTCCCCTCGGTGACGGCATCGCAATTACTTCTAGCGATATTAGTGATCGCAAGCAAGCAGAAGAGGCGCTGAAAGAGAGCGAAGCGCGGCTACAGGCGATTTTGGATAACTCTCCATTGTGTATGTATGTCAAGGATTTAGAGGGTAGATATCTTTTGGTTAACCGGCAGCATGAAACTTTGTTTCACTTTGATCGCGAGCAGATTAAAGGCAAAAATGATTACGAAATCTTCCCCGCTGAATTGGCGGAAGCATTTCGGGCGAATGATCGGCAGGTTCTTGCAGCTGGAGCTGCTTTGCAGTCGGAAGAAGAGGCGCTTCATGACGATGGTTTGCATACATACATTTCGATTAAGTTTCCGCTTTGCGACACTGCCGGTGTCCTTTATGCAATCTGTGGCATCTCGGCTGATATCACTGATCGTAAGCAGGCTGAGGCCGCAATACGCCAGAGTGAGGAGCGCTATCGCTCTTTGATCCTCGCAACTTCGCAGATTGTCTGGACAACAGATGCAGAAGGACAAGTGATTGATATCCCTAATTGGAGAGCTTACACAGGTCAAACTGTAGAAGAAGTCAAAGGCTTCGGTTGGGTGGATGCACTTCACCCGGAAGATCGGGAAAGATCGGCACTGGTTTGGCAAAATGCAGTTCGCAACAACAGTCTTTATGAAGTCGAGTACCGCATCCGAGCGATGGATGGCAGCTATCGCTACTTTTGTGCCAGAGGTGTTCCCGTCTTAGCAGAAGACGGTAGCATCCGCGAATGGGTTGGCACCTGTTCTGACATTCACGAGGGCAAACAAGCGGAAGCAGCCTTACGAGAGACAGCTGCAGAGTTGGCGCGTTCTGAGACAGAACTGAGACAAAAAACCGGCATCTTGCAACTGGTACTTGATAGCATGGGCGAAGGTGTGATAGTTGCCGATAACACTGGGCAGTTGTTGCTGATCAACCCGGCTGCCGAAGAAATATTCGGTTTAGGGGACAAAAATGCTGCTCCCGATCAATGGTCGGATCAGCACGGGCTATTTTTACCGGATATGCGGACTCCCTACCCTCCTGCAGATTTACCCCTGGTAAGGGCGAGCCAAGGGGTCGCTGTTGACGATGCGGAAATGTTTGTGCGCCATTCAAGTCAGCCGCAGGGCGTTTGGGTGAAAATCAACGGCAGAGCGCTCAAGGATGAAACCGGCTCGCTTATGGGCGGTGTGATTGTTTGTCGTAATGTTACGGCGGACAAGCAAGTACAAGAACGCCTGCTAGAGCAAGCACAGCGGCAAAACTTGCTAAACCGGCTGGCTAATCAAATCCGTAATTCCTTGGATTTAGATACGATTTTGGAAACTGCGGTACAAGAAATTCGCAACTTGTTACAGCTTGATCGCTGTAGTTTCACTTGGTGCCGGCTTGCTGCCGGTGATGCCGGTGTTGCTGAGAAAATGTGGGAGATTGCTAAAGAAGCAAATTTACCCCACTTGCCCAGTTTTCTGGGGACATACCCGATCAACCCAGGAGATCCGATTATCGAGCGGGTAATGAACCTCCAAGCCATTCGGATTGATGATACTCTAAATTCCCTCGATCCTTTAGAGCGTGACTATTACCAGGGTTGGGGGGCAAGATCGCTGATTATCCTGCCGATTCAAACGCTTAGCGGTGATATTGGCGTGTTTAGCTGTGTTCAGGAAAGCGAGGTGCGCTCTTGGCGGGAGTGGGAAGTGGAACTGCTGCAGGCTGTCACTGCCCAATTGGAGATCGCGATCGATCAAGCCGAGCTTTATGCTCAAAGCTGTGCCAGAGCTGAACAGTTAGAGCAAGCGTTTAAGGAGCTGAAATCAACTCAAACTCAACTGATTCAGAGTGAAAAAATGTCGAGTTTGGGGCAGATGGTTGCCGGTGTGGCACATGAAATTAATAACCCGGTTAACTTTATTCACGGCAACATTACTCACGCAAATCAGTATGCTGAAGAACTGCTGCATCTGATTGAGCTTTACCAGCAATACTATCCAGAGCCGGTGCCGGCAATCCAAGCCGAAATTGAAGCGGTTGAACTCGATTTTTTAATTGAAGACTTTCCTAAATTGCTTTCTTCAATGAAGGTAGGAACTGAGCGCATCCGCAATATTGTACTGAGCTTGAGAAACTTCTCCCGTCTGGATGAAGCAGACATGAAAAAGGTAGATATTCATGAAGGTGTTGATAACACGCTGATGATCTTGCAAAATCGCCTGAAAGCTAAGCCGGATCGTCCGGGTATCAAAGTTATTAAAGAGTACGCCAATTTACCACTGGTGGAATGTTATGCCGGCCAGTTGAATCAAGTATTTATGAATATCCTCACGAATGCGATTGATGCGATTGACGAGTTAAATAAACAGCGATCAATTGAAGAAATCGAAAACAATCCCAGTACCATCCGAATTTGCACAGAGGTGGTTAAGAATTTATCCCTCAATGCTGACTCTGAAAACTTAGCCGTGAAGGACAAACAATTTGTTGCAATCCGCATTGCTGACAGTGGAATTGGCCTAACACAGGAAGTACAAGCTCGATTATTCGATCCATTTTTTACCACGAAACCTGTGGGTTCCGGTACAGGTTTGGGAATGTCGATCAGCTACCAAATTATTGAGAAGCATGGCGGTCAATTGAAGTGTGTTTCACAAGTCGGTCAGGGAGCGGAGTTTTTGATAGAAATTCCAATTAAGCCAGAAAATAAATAG
- a CDS encoding zinc ribbon domain-containing protein: protein MAYQCNLDAGQQIIIDNQGEQTAISLTSSGSGQQQSQRTSFTTGTWTSPPVLFRTSAGFVLQLTTAQGDRFVKIQGSSMGLMSAAPALTEAEALPMQPAEASTQQPVESMKPMEPMKPMEPMKMGNMEMAMKPMEMRMGDMQMSMGKSAAGDTGKRFCSQCGTGVSSSDRFCANCGHGLV, encoded by the coding sequence ATGGCTTATCAATGCAACTTAGACGCCGGCCAACAGATTATCATCGACAATCAGGGAGAGCAGACGGCGATCTCTCTGACGAGCAGTGGATCTGGACAGCAGCAAAGTCAGCGCACTAGCTTTACCACCGGCACTTGGACTTCACCCCCTGTTTTGTTCCGCACCTCCGCCGGCTTTGTCTTGCAATTAACGACTGCACAAGGTGATCGATTTGTCAAGATACAAGGCAGCAGTATGGGCTTGATGAGTGCGGCACCGGCTTTAACGGAAGCGGAAGCGTTGCCAATGCAGCCGGCAGAAGCTTCTACACAGCAGCCGGTGGAATCGATGAAGCCGATGGAACCGATGAAGCCAATGGAACCCATGAAGATGGGAAACATGGAGATGGCGATGAAACCGATGGAGATGCGGATGGGTGATATGCAAATGAGTATGGGAAAATCGGCAGCAGGGGATACCGGCAAGCGCTTTTGTTCGCAATGTGGCACCGGCGTCAGTTCGAGTGATCGCTTCTGCGCTAACTGCGGACACGGCTTGGTTTAA
- a CDS encoding transglutaminase family protein yields MSIKVALNHLTTYRFERPVFLGPHIVRLRPAPRCYMPVKNYSFKVHTPEHSLYWQQDPYGNFLARLIFPQATTEIKLEVDLIAEIQSINPFNFLVEPDAETYPFTYDRQLAKELIPFLEIAESGPLLQEWIATISRQETAITDFIVSLNQHLQQEITYSLRLEPGIQSCEETLSKKMGSCRDTGWLLVQVLRHCGLAARFVSGYLIQLVPEGNPPDGPKVDSAALHAWAEVYLPGAGWVGLDPTSGLLAAEGHIPLACTADPERAAPVTGSTEACETHLDYSLTVSRLN; encoded by the coding sequence ATGTCTATTAAGGTTGCTTTAAATCATTTAACTACCTATCGATTTGAGCGACCTGTGTTTTTGGGTCCGCATATCGTGCGGCTGCGACCGGCTCCTCGCTGTTATATGCCGGTGAAAAATTATTCTTTTAAAGTTCATACCCCAGAACACAGCCTTTATTGGCAGCAAGATCCTTACGGAAACTTTTTAGCGCGGCTAATATTTCCCCAAGCTACCACTGAAATTAAACTAGAAGTTGATCTAATTGCAGAAATTCAGTCTATCAACCCATTTAATTTTTTGGTAGAACCGGATGCGGAAACTTATCCCTTTACTTATGACCGGCAACTGGCAAAGGAACTGATTCCATTTTTAGAAATTGCAGAATCCGGGCCACTATTGCAAGAATGGATCGCAACTATTAGCCGGCAAGAAACAGCGATAACCGATTTTATCGTCTCACTCAATCAGCATTTACAACAAGAAATTACCTATTCTCTGCGGTTAGAACCCGGTATCCAATCATGTGAAGAAACCCTGAGCAAAAAAATGGGTTCCTGCCGAGACACCGGCTGGTTGTTAGTACAAGTTTTGCGTCATTGTGGGCTTGCGGCGCGGTTTGTATCGGGCTATCTCATTCAGTTAGTGCCAGAGGGAAATCCTCCAGATGGGCCAAAAGTCGATAGTGCCGCTTTGCACGCTTGGGCGGAAGTTTACTTGCCGGGTGCCGGTTGGGTGGGTTTAGATCCCACTTCCGGGTTATTAGCGGCAGAGGGTCATATTCCCCTCGCTTGTACCGCTGATCCTGAAAGGGCGGCACCTGTAACCGGCTCAACAGAAGCTTGCGAGACTCATCTAGATTATTCCTTAACTGTTTCTCGGCTTAATTAA
- the serS gene encoding serine--tRNA ligase — protein MLDIKQIRENPQAVQDRLNRRGGNYDLQPILQLDAQQRELETKLSQLNARSNEIGKLVGQKMKAGAKPNDPEIVALKEEGNELKTQVGEFEPQAKQLIAEISAQLLSFPNLPSDSTPIGKSEEENVEVRRWGDEYIPQNTNILPHWEIGEKLGILNFERSVKVAQSRFVTLIGAGAALERALISFMLDRQIQAGYVEVMPPVLVNSDALTGTGQLPKFADESFKCANDDLWLVPTAEVPITNLYRDEVLTAESLPIYHCAYTPCFRREAGSYGKDTRGLIRLHQFNKVELVKFVHPDTSEEEHQNLVRDAEAILQALKLPYRILELCSGDIGFSAARCYDLEVWLPSAGKYREISSCSNCWDFQARRAGIRFKEAGKKGTQFVHTLNGSGLAIGRTMSAILENYQQSDGTIRIPEVLQPYLHREVL, from the coding sequence GTGCTTGATATAAAGCAAATTCGGGAAAATCCACAAGCTGTTCAGGATCGCCTCAACCGGCGCGGCGGAAATTACGATTTACAGCCGATTTTGCAGCTAGACGCACAGCAGCGGGAACTGGAAACAAAACTATCGCAGCTGAATGCCCGTAGCAATGAAATTGGGAAATTGGTTGGGCAAAAAATGAAAGCCGGTGCCAAACCCAACGATCCTGAAATTGTCGCCTTAAAAGAAGAAGGCAACGAACTTAAAACCCAGGTGGGAGAATTTGAACCGCAGGCAAAACAGTTAATCGCAGAAATAAGCGCTCAACTGCTATCTTTTCCCAACTTACCTAGCGACTCAACACCGATAGGCAAGAGTGAGGAAGAAAATGTAGAAGTGCGCCGTTGGGGTGATGAATATATCCCTCAAAACACAAATATTTTGCCTCATTGGGAAATTGGGGAAAAGTTAGGAATTCTCAACTTTGAGCGTTCGGTAAAAGTCGCGCAAAGCCGGTTTGTGACGCTGATTGGTGCCGGCGCTGCTTTGGAACGGGCGCTAATTAGTTTTATGCTAGATAGGCAAATTCAAGCCGGCTATGTTGAAGTAATGCCGCCGGTTTTGGTTAATTCAGACGCGCTTACCGGCACCGGACAATTGCCGAAATTTGCGGATGAAAGTTTTAAATGCGCTAACGATGATTTATGGTTAGTACCGACTGCTGAAGTGCCAATAACGAACCTCTATCGAGATGAAGTTCTCACAGCAGAATCGTTACCCATTTATCACTGTGCCTATACACCGTGTTTTCGTCGGGAAGCCGGCAGCTATGGCAAGGATACACGGGGATTGATCAGATTGCATCAATTTAATAAAGTTGAACTGGTGAAATTTGTTCATCCTGATACTTCAGAAGAAGAACATCAAAATCTTGTGCGCGATGCGGAAGCAATTTTGCAAGCCTTAAAGTTACCTTATCGCATTTTAGAGTTATGCAGTGGCGATATCGGTTTCTCGGCAGCAAGATGCTATGACTTAGAAGTGTGGTTGCCTTCTGCCGGCAAATACCGTGAAATCTCAAGTTGTTCTAATTGCTGGGACTTCCAAGCCAGACGTGCCGGTATTCGTTTTAAGGAAGCCGGTAAGAAAGGCACTCAATTTGTCCACACGCTTAACGGTTCCGGTTTAGCAATTGGGCGTACAATGTCTGCAATTCTGGAAAACTATCAGCAATCAGACGGCACAATTCGCATCCCCGAAGTCTTGCAACCTTACCTACATCGTGAAGTGCTGTAA
- a CDS encoding endonuclease/exonuclease/phosphatase family protein gives MKKIPSFNFKPCQLFKRLIQLLVYAYSLFIISYFIFRFLLWDGSSVIALIGIMIPLILLPTFLLPIWALLVKKRRFFIFSSIACIWLLSWLYVNYASPESVNVAAFQTPIKVLTFNNYWNRTSSQDIITLIEQQKPDLLFLQETTEKHEQKTFPTLKLAYPYHASAPSISLFSKYPIQFAERLHLAGHKQFQQRAIIRVNQQDIVIYNIQLTSPWIQIRKTFSLFYMPAYVHYARTAETKDLVQRLQKESLPMIVAGDFNMTDQSQDYHSIKKILKDSFLASGLGFGFTWPHGWDIRVLVKKFQWKLNLPLFRIDYIWYSKDWISQDTEVLHAVGSDHLPVETSLFLRGK, from the coding sequence ATGAAAAAAATCCCTAGCTTTAACTTTAAACCTTGTCAATTATTTAAAAGACTGATTCAATTGCTTGTTTATGCTTATTCACTCTTTATTATTTCCTATTTTATTTTCAGATTTCTATTATGGGATGGTTCTTCAGTCATTGCCTTGATTGGCATTATGATTCCTTTGATTCTTTTGCCGACTTTTCTTTTGCCAATTTGGGCTTTGCTTGTAAAAAAACGCAGATTTTTTATTTTTTCTTCTATTGCTTGCATTTGGCTGCTTAGTTGGTTGTATGTCAATTATGCTTCTCCAGAATCAGTTAATGTTGCCGCCTTCCAAACACCTATTAAAGTTTTAACTTTTAACAACTATTGGAATAGAACAAGCTCCCAAGACATCATTACTTTAATTGAACAACAAAAACCTGATTTATTATTTTTGCAAGAAACAACCGAAAAGCATGAACAGAAAACGTTTCCTACCTTAAAACTTGCTTATCCCTATCATGCCAGTGCTCCAAGTATTAGCTTGTTCAGTAAATATCCGATACAATTCGCTGAACGTCTTCACCTAGCTGGACATAAACAATTTCAACAACGAGCAATTATTCGAGTCAATCAGCAAGATATCGTCATTTACAATATTCAACTCACCTCGCCTTGGATTCAAATTCGGAAAACTTTCTCATTATTCTATATGCCGGCTTATGTGCATTACGCTCGAACTGCAGAAACCAAAGATTTAGTGCAACGACTCCAGAAAGAAAGTTTGCCGATGATTGTTGCCGGCGATTTTAATATGACGGATCAATCTCAGGACTATCATTCAATCAAAAAAATTCTTAAGGATTCATTTTTAGCTTCAGGATTGGGGTTTGGCTTTACATGGCCACATGGTTGGGATATCCGTGTTCTTGTGAAAAAGTTTCAGTGGAAATTAAATTTACCCTTATTTAGAATTGATTATATTTGGTATTCCAAAGATTGGATTTCTCAGGATACCGAAGTTTTACACGCTGTCGGTTCTGATCACCTGCCGGTGGAGACTTCTCTATTCCTGAGAGGGAAGTGA